One Tolypothrix bouteillei VB521301 DNA window includes the following coding sequences:
- a CDS encoding beta strand repeat-containing protein: protein MNQSIPLCWLASRFTVGCFLGVQFLTPLLLDPVSAQIIPDKTLPVNSLVSPGCSICTIEGGTIQGKNLFHSFQEFSLATGSEAFFKNDSTIENIFTRVTGNAASYINGLIRTSGKANLFLINPNGIFFGKDARLDVGGSFIGSTANSIVFSDNITFSTIPNQNTPLLSVNVPIGLQYGVSPAAIQVQQANLEVKPGQILALVGGDLSIESSQLKAFGGNVELGSLSGAGRVNLNGLEAFSFPVAVERGDISIDGSFVDVMASGKGNISINARNLEMVNTQLQAGIREQHGHPGAVAGDIQINLTGNTLLTQSSEIINELQNNSTGTGGNINLKTENLTVEDSQISVQTSSSGNAGNLNVKATQLNVASSQSQTISSVSSVRQLLSPTTDQKIGLFSFVFKQATGNGGDVSIEAKDVNLNGKSLVASDTAGAGSGGITTIKTERLSLNNQATISASTGGSGNAGELRIEATESIEVGNASEGRSAGLATIAKFGATGSGGHMTIKTQRLSLQGGGILSADSFGDGNGGSITIEATDRVELSGMNGTGIPSGIFAAIRGGKGNGGSLSIETGRLILQNGGVIDVGTEGAGNGGSIAIHATELVELSRTTDSGFSRIIAQTNETATGRGGDIFIETSRLTVNNGNQISAATFGMGEGGSLFVRAKDLIELSGTSEIDNTRFGIQPLITDSSGKKFPSGLFASSPGYGNADTLTIETGQLIVRDEAQVSASSQQKGAAGNLNILADKIYLDNGILSAETVEGERANIFLASSNILLRHGSRITTNATQDATGGNININTDTLVAAENSDITANSQASFGGKVIVNAQGIIGSKFREQLTPENDITATSSLGYEFSGVVDINTLAIDPNSGLIQLPANFTEASHQITTQCTAQKGNYFAIVGRGGLPQSPNEPFTGTTTLVDLVELISASEKKQVSESPASTTNNANPEIVEAQGWVVDGKGQVTLVSQIASEPVFPQMNCRSL from the coding sequence ATGAATCAATCCATACCCCTATGTTGGCTTGCTAGTCGTTTCACTGTTGGCTGTTTCCTGGGGGTGCAATTTCTTACACCCCTACTGCTTGACCCCGTATCCGCGCAAATTATTCCCGATAAGACCTTACCTGTTAATTCTCTAGTTAGCCCCGGATGCAGTATCTGCACCATAGAAGGCGGTACAATTCAGGGCAAAAATCTATTTCATAGCTTTCAAGAATTTTCCTTAGCTACAGGAAGCGAAGCATTTTTCAAAAATGATTCTACTATTGAGAATATCTTCACGCGGGTGACGGGGAACGCCGCTTCTTACATCAATGGGCTTATCCGCACCTCAGGTAAAGCCAATTTATTTTTGATTAATCCTAACGGGATCTTTTTCGGTAAAGATGCTCGGCTTGATGTTGGGGGGTCATTCATTGGCTCAACGGCAAACAGTATTGTCTTTTCAGACAACATAACTTTTAGTACGATACCAAATCAAAATACACCTTTATTGAGTGTTAACGTTCCTATTGGGTTGCAGTATGGTGTGTCTCCTGCTGCTATTCAAGTACAGCAAGCCAATTTAGAAGTAAAGCCAGGTCAAATTTTAGCGTTAGTGGGAGGAGATCTTTCCATAGAAAGCAGTCAATTAAAAGCATTTGGGGGAAACGTTGAATTAGGCAGTTTATCGGGTGCGGGAAGAGTTAACTTAAATGGATTAGAAGCATTTAGCTTTCCAGTAGCGGTAGAACGTGGGGATATTTCAATAGATGGGTCGTTCGTTGATGTCATGGCTTCTGGGAAAGGAAATATTAGCATTAACGCTCGAAATCTTGAGATGGTCAACACTCAGTTGCAAGCTGGAATCCGAGAACAACATGGCCATCCAGGTGCTGTCGCTGGGGATATTCAAATAAATCTCACAGGCAATACCTTGCTAACTCAAAGTAGTGAGATTATCAACGAATTGCAAAATAACTCGACTGGTACTGGAGGCAATATTAACTTAAAAACTGAAAATCTGACGGTAGAAGATTCGCAGATATCAGTCCAAACCAGCAGTTCTGGAAATGCAGGAAATTTAAATGTCAAGGCGACACAATTAAATGTTGCATCTTCGCAAAGTCAAACAATTTCCTCAGTTTCAAGTGTTCGTCAATTACTATCCCCAACTACGGATCAAAAGATCGGTTTATTTTCCTTTGTCTTTAAACAAGCTACAGGAAACGGTGGTGATGTCAGTATTGAAGCAAAGGACGTCAATCTTAACGGTAAATCTCTTGTAGCAAGCGATACCGCAGGTGCAGGGAGTGGTGGCATTACCACCATTAAAACCGAACGCTTAAGCTTAAATAATCAGGCGACAATCTCTGCGAGTACGGGAGGTTCTGGCAATGCAGGGGAATTAAGAATCGAAGCAACCGAGTCAATTGAAGTTGGTAATGCTTCTGAGGGTCGTTCTGCTGGCTTAGCAACAATTGCTAAATTTGGAGCTACGGGTAGTGGCGGTCACATGACTATAAAAACCCAACGCTTGAGTTTACAAGGTGGGGGAATTTTATCTGCTGATAGCTTTGGTGATGGAAATGGAGGAAGTATTACTATTGAAGCAACAGATCGGGTGGAATTAAGTGGGATGAATGGTACAGGCATTCCCAGCGGTATATTTGCGGCTATTCGGGGTGGAAAAGGAAATGGCGGTAGTTTGTCAATCGAAACAGGGCGTTTGATACTCCAGAATGGAGGAGTTATTGACGTTGGGACAGAGGGAGCAGGAAATGGTGGTAGTATTGCCATTCACGCTACAGAATTGGTAGAACTCAGCCGTACAACTGACAGTGGCTTCAGCCGCATAATTGCTCAAACTAATGAAACCGCAACAGGAAGAGGGGGAGATATTTTCATTGAAACCTCACGTTTGACTGTTAATAATGGTAACCAAATCTCAGCAGCGACTTTTGGGATGGGTGAAGGAGGGAGTTTGTTTGTTCGAGCTAAGGACTTGATAGAGCTATCAGGAACAAGTGAAATCGATAATACTCGGTTTGGAATACAGCCACTCATTACAGATAGTTCGGGAAAGAAATTTCCTAGCGGACTTTTTGCGAGTTCTCCTGGCTATGGAAATGCTGATACTCTAACAATTGAAACCGGTCAATTAATTGTTCGCGATGAAGCACAAGTCTCTGCAAGCAGCCAACAAAAAGGCGCTGCAGGTAATTTAAATATCCTAGCTGATAAAATCTATCTCGATAACGGTATCCTTAGCGCCGAAACGGTAGAGGGAGAACGAGCAAATATTTTCCTGGCATCGTCAAATATTTTATTGCGTCACGGTAGCCGCATTACCACTAATGCCACTCAGGATGCCACAGGAGGCAATATCAATATCAATACAGATACTTTAGTAGCCGCAGAAAACAGCGATATCACTGCTAACTCTCAAGCCAGTTTTGGCGGTAAGGTAATTGTTAATGCTCAAGGTATCATAGGGAGCAAGTTTCGCGAACAACTAACACCTGAAAACGATATTACCGCAACGTCTTCCTTGGGTTATGAATTTAGTGGTGTGGTGGATATTAATACTTTAGCAATCGATCCTAATTCCGGATTGATTCAACTACCTGCAAATTTTACTGAAGCCAGTCATCAAATTACAACCCAATGTACTGCACAAAAAGGTAATTATTTTGCGATCGTAGGACGTGGTGGATTACCACAAAGTCCTAATGAACCATTTACAGGAACAACAACACTGGTAGATTTAGTTGAATTGATTTCTGCATCTGAGAAGAAACAAGTGTCTGAATCGCCTGCATCTACCACAAATAATGCCAATCCAGAAATAGTAGAAGCTCAAGGATGGGTTGTTGATGGGAAAGGTCAAGTCACTTTGGTCAGTCAAATAGCTAGCGAGCCCGTTTTCCCTCAAATGAATTGTCGATCGCTCTGA
- a CDS encoding CHASE2 domain-containing protein has translation MRTSLKKLLWQHRGALMTAPAIAAIIIGLRYLGCLQSLELAALDRFFQLRPIEPRDSRIVIVEVNEKDIRKLRWPIPDAQLAKAISILKQQQPRAIGLDIYRDLPVEPGYQELVKVFQSTPTLIGIRKVVSDYSGSEIDPPPALNAEQVSANDLVVDKDGKLRRSLLSVKNAKGDTILSLGAHLALMYLEAQGIYLQPETNKMKLGKAVFVPFKKHDGGYVGADTGGYQIISNFRNIQQGFLTVSISDVLAGNIPKNFARDRIVLIGVTAESSGDFFYTPYSASAHSQATFRSAGAIVHADLASQIISAALEGRPLIKVWSETQECLWIGIWAIAGASIAWTQRYQRNSRVPAANLNILLLSLVLTGGCYVAFCTAWWLPIVPGLLALVGSGFTITAYIARNTAAMRQTFNRYLTDEVVSTLLETPGGLKLGGEKRDVTILISDLRGFSAISERVPPEKVVEIINLYLGVMTDVINRYKGTINDFMGDGIFVMFGAPIDLEDNAQLAVACAIEMQLAMDDINQRLVGMDLLPLEMGIGIHTGEVLAGNIGSHQRAKYTIMGSNVNLASRIETYTVGGQILVSQETLDAVGEIIQIAGQLQVQPKGFAEPITIYDIGGIGGQYKLALHDTTENLTLLTMEIPIQYRVMEGKHLSDEVFQGSLVQLSASSAQLRTKQPVQILSNLQIQLLAEDEKLNKLDVYAKVVKVANDNQTNFGIRFTATPTEIAVYFKQLCQSDRQFI, from the coding sequence ATGCGGACAAGTCTTAAAAAACTTTTATGGCAACATCGTGGTGCTTTGATGACCGCTCCGGCGATCGCAGCGATAATAATTGGTTTGCGCTATCTTGGCTGTTTGCAATCTTTGGAGTTAGCAGCGCTAGATAGATTTTTTCAACTGCGTCCAATTGAACCAAGAGATTCGCGGATTGTAATTGTAGAAGTCAATGAGAAAGATATCCGTAAATTGCGATGGCCCATCCCCGACGCTCAACTTGCAAAAGCAATATCGATTTTAAAACAACAGCAACCTCGTGCCATTGGGCTTGATATTTACCGGGATTTACCAGTAGAACCGGGTTATCAAGAACTCGTGAAAGTTTTTCAAAGTACACCCACATTGATTGGTATTCGTAAAGTAGTCAGTGACTATTCTGGTTCTGAAATCGATCCACCTCCTGCTTTGAATGCAGAACAAGTGAGTGCCAATGATTTGGTTGTGGATAAAGACGGTAAACTGCGCCGCAGTTTGTTGTCTGTAAAAAATGCTAAGGGCGATACTATCTTAAGCTTGGGAGCACATTTGGCTTTAATGTATTTGGAAGCGCAAGGAATTTACCTACAGCCAGAAACAAATAAAATGAAGTTAGGTAAAGCAGTATTTGTGCCTTTTAAAAAACATGATGGTGGCTATGTCGGTGCCGATACTGGAGGATATCAAATAATATCCAATTTTCGCAATATACAACAAGGTTTTCTGACTGTTTCCATCAGTGATGTGTTAGCTGGAAATATACCCAAGAATTTTGCTCGCGATCGCATTGTCTTAATTGGGGTAACTGCAGAAAGCAGCGGTGACTTTTTTTATACACCTTATAGCGCCAGCGCTCACAGTCAAGCGACCTTTAGAAGTGCGGGAGCGATCGTTCATGCCGATCTTGCCAGTCAGATAATAAGCGCTGCTTTAGAAGGTCGTCCTTTAATAAAAGTTTGGTCTGAAACCCAAGAATGTTTGTGGATTGGTATCTGGGCTATTGCGGGAGCAAGTATCGCTTGGACGCAGCGCTATCAACGCAACAGCCGTGTACCCGCTGCTAATCTCAACATCTTGCTACTCAGTCTTGTGCTCACAGGTGGTTGTTATGTCGCTTTTTGCACGGCATGGTGGTTACCAATAGTCCCTGGCTTGTTAGCTTTAGTAGGCTCTGGATTTACTATTACTGCCTATATAGCCCGAAATACTGCTGCCATGCGGCAAACTTTTAATCGCTATCTGACCGATGAAGTTGTCTCTACGTTATTAGAAACCCCAGGTGGTTTAAAGTTGGGAGGCGAAAAGCGGGATGTCACAATTTTAATTTCCGATCTCCGAGGTTTTTCTGCCATCTCCGAACGAGTACCGCCAGAAAAAGTGGTGGAAATTATCAATCTGTATTTAGGGGTAATGACTGATGTTATCAACCGTTACAAAGGTACGATTAATGATTTTATGGGCGATGGCATTTTTGTCATGTTTGGCGCACCTATCGATCTTGAAGATAATGCCCAACTAGCTGTTGCTTGTGCCATTGAGATGCAATTAGCAATGGATGATATCAATCAACGATTGGTCGGTATGGATTTACTTCCTTTAGAGATGGGTATTGGTATTCATACAGGAGAAGTCCTTGCTGGTAATATCGGCTCTCACCAACGTGCCAAATACACTATTATGGGTAGCAACGTTAATCTGGCTTCCCGAATTGAAACCTATACTGTTGGAGGGCAAATCCTCGTTTCTCAAGAAACTTTAGATGCAGTAGGAGAAATTATCCAGATCGCCGGACAACTTCAAGTACAACCCAAAGGTTTTGCCGAACCCATTACGATCTACGATATTGGCGGTATTGGCGGTCAGTACAAACTCGCTTTGCACGATACTACAGAAAATTTAACCCTTTTAACAATGGAAATTCCCATACAATATCGAGTGATGGAAGGCAAACATCTTTCAGATGAAGTGTTCCAAGGTAGTTTGGTACAATTATCTGCAAGCAGTGCCCAATTGCGGACAAAACAGCCCGTGCAAATTCTCAGCAACCTTCAAATACAACTGCTTGCTGAAGATGAAAAATTAAACAAGCTAGATGTGTACGCTAAGGTGGTCAAAGTTGCAAACGACAACCAAACAAATTTTGGTATTCGCTTTACCGCTACACCTACAGAAATTGCTGTTTATTTTAAACAGTTGTGTCAGAGCGATCGACAATTCATTTGA
- a CDS encoding MGH1-like glycoside hydrolase domain-containing protein, with translation MNQKDNLDAESLRLAEDTRREKNWKRWGPYLAERQWGTVREDYSTDGSSWDYLPHDHARRRAYRWGEDGLLGICDREGRLCFALALWNGQDPILKERLFGLTNTEGNHGEDVKEYYFYLDSSPTHSYLKALYKYPQKEFPYTRLVEENRNRSKDLGEFELIDTGIFEENKYFDIFAEYAKASPNDILIKITVVNRGSETAKLHVLPTIWFKNSWSWGRTGESYWTKPCIEYKKDGELLLSHETLGKFRFIAEPILGQNTPNFLFTENETNSERLFNVENSTPYVKDAFHQYIVHGQKDAINPKMVGTKAAVQYCLEVPAGEEVTLRLRLFSEEEAPAHPFGQNFQQIFQQRICETEEFYKNRISSELSQHENLVTRQAYAGLLWSKQFYHYGIKDWLEGDPSQPPLQRNEEVRNADWTHLYNRDVISMPDKWEYPWYATWDVAFHLVAFAKIDPDFAKQQLILFLREWYMHPNGQLPAYEFDFSGTNPPVIPWACWRIYKITAEQGQKDRIFLTRVFQKLLLNFTWWVNRKDVAGKNIFAGGFLGMDNIGVFDRSKPLPTGGELQQADGTAWMAFYCVTMLAMALELAEEDPAYEDIASKFFEHFMAIAEATNTIGGTGLWDEEDGFYYDWLAVDSKYIPLKVRSLVGIVILLAVETLDFQVIQNLPGFTKRMHWFLENRQNVTEYISCMKKAKATNHLLLAIPTRERLQQVLHYLLDENEFLSPYGIRSLSRFHLEHPYVFPIDDREYRVEYLPGESNSSLFGGNSNWRGPIWFPLNYLLVEALDRYYQFYGDDLLVECPTGSGQMMNLGQVSQEISRRLASIFLPDTRGYCPWQGKNQYFSVDAYWRHLTLFHEYFCGDTGSGLGASHQTGWTALIVRLL, from the coding sequence ATGAACCAGAAAGATAACCTTGATGCTGAATCTTTACGCCTTGCAGAAGATACAAGACGCGAGAAAAACTGGAAACGCTGGGGACCTTACTTAGCAGAAAGACAGTGGGGAACCGTGCGTGAAGACTATTCAACAGATGGGTCTTCCTGGGACTATTTGCCCCACGACCACGCCCGGAGGCGAGCTTATAGGTGGGGAGAAGATGGGCTTTTGGGAATATGCGATCGCGAAGGACGTTTGTGTTTTGCTCTTGCACTATGGAACGGACAAGACCCCATTCTTAAAGAACGTCTTTTTGGCTTAACGAATACTGAAGGCAATCATGGGGAAGATGTCAAAGAATATTACTTTTATTTAGACTCAAGCCCAACACATTCCTATTTGAAAGCCTTGTACAAGTACCCACAGAAAGAATTTCCATATACACGCCTCGTAGAAGAGAACCGCAACCGAAGCAAGGATTTAGGAGAGTTTGAACTTATTGATACTGGAATTTTTGAAGAAAATAAATACTTTGATATATTTGCAGAGTATGCAAAAGCTTCACCCAACGATATATTAATCAAAATTACAGTTGTCAATCGCGGTTCAGAAACCGCCAAACTCCATGTTTTACCCACAATTTGGTTTAAGAACAGTTGGTCTTGGGGTCGCACGGGTGAAAGTTACTGGACAAAACCCTGCATTGAATATAAAAAAGATGGAGAGCTTTTGCTTTCTCATGAAACATTAGGTAAATTCCGTTTTATCGCCGAACCGATTCTAGGGCAGAACACTCCTAATTTTCTGTTTACTGAAAACGAGACTAATTCGGAAAGGTTATTTAATGTAGAAAACAGCACTCCCTATGTCAAAGATGCTTTTCACCAATACATCGTACACGGACAGAAGGATGCTATTAATCCCAAGATGGTGGGAACTAAAGCAGCAGTACAATACTGCTTGGAAGTTCCGGCTGGCGAGGAAGTAACACTCAGATTGCGCTTGTTTTCTGAAGAAGAAGCACCAGCACATCCATTTGGGCAAAACTTCCAGCAAATCTTTCAACAACGCATTTGTGAAACAGAAGAATTCTACAAAAATCGTATTTCATCCGAACTGTCTCAACATGAAAACCTGGTAACAAGACAAGCTTATGCCGGCTTGCTTTGGTCCAAACAATTCTATCATTACGGTATCAAAGATTGGCTTGAAGGAGATCCTTCACAACCGCCACTCCAGAGAAATGAAGAGGTTCGCAACGCTGATTGGACTCACCTTTACAATCGCGATGTGATTTCCATGCCAGATAAATGGGAGTATCCTTGGTATGCAACTTGGGATGTTGCTTTCCATCTCGTCGCCTTTGCCAAAATTGACCCAGATTTTGCCAAGCAGCAACTGATTTTGTTTTTACGTGAGTGGTATATGCATCCCAACGGACAGCTACCCGCTTACGAGTTTGACTTTTCCGGTACAAACCCACCTGTTATCCCATGGGCTTGCTGGCGTATTTACAAAATCACTGCCGAGCAAGGTCAGAAAGACCGTATTTTTCTCACTCGTGTCTTTCAAAAACTGTTGTTGAACTTTACTTGGTGGGTAAATCGTAAAGACGTTGCTGGAAAAAACATCTTTGCGGGTGGTTTTTTAGGAATGGACAATATAGGTGTTTTTGACCGTTCCAAACCTTTGCCTACTGGGGGCGAACTCCAACAAGCCGATGGGACTGCTTGGATGGCATTTTACTGCGTAACTATGCTGGCAATGGCATTAGAACTTGCTGAAGAAGATCCAGCTTACGAAGATATTGCTTCTAAGTTTTTTGAACACTTTATGGCCATTGCTGAGGCGACGAATACCATTGGAGGAACCGGGCTTTGGGATGAAGAAGATGGCTTTTATTATGATTGGTTGGCAGTCGATAGCAAGTATATACCTTTGAAAGTACGCTCTCTTGTGGGAATTGTCATCTTACTTGCAGTAGAAACTTTGGATTTTCAGGTTATCCAAAATTTACCAGGGTTTACCAAACGAATGCATTGGTTTTTGGAAAACCGCCAAAACGTCACCGAGTATATCTCTTGCATGAAAAAAGCAAAAGCGACCAATCATCTTTTGCTAGCAATTCCCACAAGAGAACGCTTGCAACAAGTGCTGCACTATTTGCTAGATGAAAACGAATTTCTTTCCCCCTACGGTATCCGTTCCCTATCTCGCTTTCATCTAGAACATCCCTACGTTTTTCCTATTGACGATCGAGAGTACCGTGTTGAGTATCTTCCTGGAGAATCAAATAGTAGCTTGTTTGGCGGTAACTCTAACTGGCGCGGACCTATTTGGTTTCCCCTGAATTACTTGCTTGTGGAAGCTCTAGACCGTTATTACCAATTTTACGGCGATGATTTATTAGTTGAATGCCCCACAGGTTCCGGACAAATGATGAATTTGGGGCAAGTTTCACAAGAAATTTCCCGACGCTTAGCTAGTATTTTCCTTCCGGATACAAGAGGGTATTGTCCTTGGCAAGGGAAAAACCAATATTTTTCTGTAGATGCTTATTGGCGTCACTTAACTCTTTTTCACGAGTACTTTTGTGGTGACACGGGTTCTGGTTTGGGTGCTAGCCATCAAACTGGGTGGACGGCATTGATTGTAAGGTTATTATAG
- a CDS encoding efflux RND transporter periplasmic adaptor subunit, translating to MKFSESQTHFEDNLPEGTSEEPPRKQRRWLWLLVALGVLAGGGYALWRFLAPGQKEPTPASAQPPGVRVKISTVQTGIIEDSSEFVANLESRRSVNLQPRIQGQIAQIYARAGDTVAAGDPIIQVDAREQQASVSSVAAAAEVARSQLENARATLQSLQAERLSNLSDVKLNQREYDRYARLAAEGAESRQVRDQYANRLETAQAQLRATEARIKAQTASIIQSEKSLQQAQANINQQQVQLQYYKITAPFPGTVGDIPVKVGDFVNTSTQLATITQNQPLELNIFVPIERGPQLRKGTPVEVMDAQGKSLGMSRVFFISPSANTNNQAVLIKALYDNNRNQLRADQFARARVIWNQRPGVLVPTTAVTRVAGETFVYVAQTPPASPSPQSAQGGGFQLVARQKRVKLGNIKGNNYQVLEGLQPGDRIIVSGLLNLRDGAPIIPES from the coding sequence ATGAAATTCTCTGAGTCTCAAACTCATTTTGAAGATAATCTTCCAGAGGGAACCTCAGAAGAGCCACCTCGCAAACAGCGGCGGTGGCTTTGGTTGTTGGTAGCTCTGGGAGTACTGGCAGGAGGAGGCTATGCACTTTGGCGTTTCCTTGCCCCCGGACAAAAAGAACCTACGCCTGCTAGCGCTCAGCCCCCTGGGGTAAGAGTTAAGATATCTACGGTGCAAACAGGTATCATAGAGGACAGTTCGGAGTTTGTTGCCAATCTGGAATCTCGTCGGTCGGTCAATCTTCAACCCAGAATTCAGGGTCAGATCGCTCAGATATATGCTAGAGCGGGAGATACAGTAGCAGCAGGAGATCCAATTATCCAAGTTGATGCCAGAGAGCAACAAGCATCTGTGAGTAGTGTTGCAGCAGCAGCAGAGGTAGCGCGATCGCAATTGGAAAATGCGCGTGCAACTCTTCAATCCCTACAAGCAGAGCGCTTATCGAATCTATCTGATGTGAAATTGAACCAGCGAGAATACGATCGCTATGCTCGCTTAGCTGCAGAAGGCGCAGAATCCCGACAGGTACGAGATCAGTATGCAAATAGGTTAGAAACAGCACAAGCGCAACTCCGTGCTACAGAAGCGCGGATAAAAGCACAAACTGCCAGTATCATCCAATCAGAAAAATCTTTACAGCAAGCACAAGCAAATATTAATCAACAGCAAGTTCAACTTCAGTACTACAAAATCACTGCTCCTTTTCCGGGTACAGTTGGAGATATACCAGTCAAAGTGGGAGATTTTGTCAATACATCTACACAATTAGCTACAATTACGCAAAACCAACCTTTAGAATTAAACATTTTTGTACCAATTGAGCGCGGACCTCAATTACGTAAAGGAACACCAGTGGAGGTCATGGACGCACAAGGTAAAAGTTTAGGCATGAGTCGGGTATTTTTTATTTCACCAAGTGCAAACACTAACAACCAAGCAGTACTGATTAAAGCCCTTTACGACAACAATAGAAATCAACTGAGGGCAGATCAATTTGCACGAGCTAGAGTGATCTGGAACCAACGCCCAGGAGTTTTAGTTCCAACAACAGCCGTCACTCGAGTAGCAGGAGAAACCTTTGTGTATGTAGCTCAAACACCACCAGCATCACCATCACCGCAATCCGCGCAAGGCGGAGGATTTCAACTTGTAGCTCGGCAAAAGCGAGTGAAGTTGGGCAATATCAAAGGTAATAATTACCAAGTTCTTGAAGGATTGCAGCCAGGAGATAGAATCATCGTCTCAGGGCTACTCAATCTTAGAGATGGAGCACCGATTATTCCTGAATCGTAA
- a CDS encoding MFS transporter, with protein sequence MPTLRSQTNSKMWIAIALSFYAFIAIGVAEGGLGVLIPSIQQTYNLTSATISLLFLSQVTGYIIAALASSILTSNMGMARMLLLASVVLTCALVSYALSPYWWLMVATGTLLGLGIGLIDAGINSYIANEQQQADLMGLLHAFYGIGALLGPAIATTLLAFNLHWRSIYLVFATFVGIMVAGMLWAVVYDYKPLNKRVQVTGTNARTNLRVALTTPVVCIAALFLFIYVGTEASVGSWAYSVQSLSRGTPKLLAGYSVSGYWIGLTIGRAVTGRIVKRWGALRTLERSLLLLGLGLTAWWLLPNQLLSLPIIGFALAPIFPLTIWLMPQRVSKAIVPAAIGCMTSVASLGAATIPSAVGTLATRFGLEIIPVLMLPLAVIMIILHRWLAQHQVSRA encoded by the coding sequence ATGCCAACATTGCGCTCCCAAACAAACAGCAAAATGTGGATTGCGATCGCTCTCTCTTTCTACGCCTTTATAGCCATTGGCGTTGCGGAAGGAGGCTTGGGCGTCTTAATCCCCTCTATTCAGCAAACATACAACTTGACTTCTGCCACCATCTCCCTACTTTTCCTCAGTCAAGTGACAGGTTATATTATTGCAGCATTAGCCAGCAGTATCTTAACGAGCAATATGGGAATGGCGCGGATGTTGCTGCTAGCATCTGTTGTTCTGACCTGTGCCCTTGTGAGCTATGCTCTCAGCCCTTATTGGTGGTTGATGGTTGCTACAGGAACATTGCTCGGTTTGGGAATTGGTCTGATTGATGCTGGTATCAACAGCTATATTGCTAACGAACAACAGCAGGCTGACTTAATGGGGCTGCTACACGCATTTTATGGTATCGGGGCTTTGTTAGGTCCGGCGATCGCGACTACGCTCTTGGCATTTAACTTGCATTGGAGAAGTATCTACCTAGTTTTTGCAACTTTCGTCGGCATAATGGTCGCAGGAATGCTTTGGGCAGTTGTGTACGACTACAAACCGTTGAACAAGCGCGTACAAGTAACGGGAACAAATGCGCGAACCAATCTACGTGTAGCCCTTACAACTCCTGTCGTATGTATAGCTGCTCTGTTCTTATTTATTTATGTAGGTACAGAAGCTTCAGTTGGAAGTTGGGCTTATAGCGTCCAAAGTCTCAGTCGAGGCACGCCAAAGTTGCTTGCAGGTTATAGTGTCAGTGGCTACTGGATAGGGCTAACCATAGGACGTGCGGTGACGGGACGTATTGTTAAACGCTGGGGTGCTCTGCGTACTCTCGAGCGTTCCTTGCTACTGCTTGGGCTTGGTTTAACTGCTTGGTGGTTGTTACCAAATCAATTGCTGAGTTTACCAATCATTGGCTTTGCACTCGCCCCTATATTTCCACTAACAATATGGTTGATGCCACAACGAGTAAGTAAAGCTATTGTTCCGGCTGCAATTGGATGTATGACAAGTGTTGCTAGTTTGGGTGCAGCAACTATCCCCTCTGCTGTTGGGACTTTAGCAACGCGTTTTGGCTTGGAAATTATTCCAGTTTTGATGCTTCCTCTCGCAGTCATTATGATAATTTTGCATCGTTGGTTGGCACAGCATCAGGTGAGCCGTGCTTGA